A region from the Drosophila takahashii strain IR98-3 E-12201 chromosome 2L, DtakHiC1v2, whole genome shotgun sequence genome encodes:
- the LOC108056587 gene encoding bridge-like lipid transfer protein family member 3B isoform X3, translated as MVSLIKNQLLKHLSIYCKNLSSDKINLSTFRGEGELSNLELDERVLTELLELPSWLRLTSAWCNHVSFRISWTKLKSVPITLTLDEVRITIETCNPTSRDAGGGSGAGSPTAAAAAALPQVPQGKYSFIHKVVDGITIVVNTVNVNFVSAAFTASVQMSRIRVESKTPKWANADLRLTRLKDAQKGIILIFKELSWQTVRIEASSTQDKSLTPLRLLTNHARCRITIRKRLADCSLLASRLVLILDDLLWVLTDSQLKAALHFVDSLSGLIKAATHATQKSKAARKMQTLPEYKAQVEQQQNRLSESAHTTNAQRMFNAFDVRETSYHFFSQRIDLHLCDDEGDGRSSYPDLDKGGALQVSVTAFQVDYYPYHLAKSDRSHWAKYKEASVAPALWLKESLNAFREAVLNLSQPNRPATHAPLERSTPASPIMLSASMLGSQHGGGSFSNGSSTPTAGGLAGGSGGSVGSGTASVNSQLSQAAQQWSTLENLAKLMSSCVILRIEDFTLYRVTTSGKKSMPKEFVSGDKDRYSFPAEMPIIHAEYTYFYYPGDFVFPLPPSKVFVHVNPIQVHFDLSSILWLNSFGLNLHESLLRTSVGSQQQQLPRGSIASNGTQMAAAVNVDQEPNLMYMDVKVEAIMPRVVMEASLDSPSQKDRPKTMQIQVSRFALTNIREMGSSRADLAQALHSLQEGSLVFGSGFPSVEGDMCIVTDRILSHVAASDVSIMSPVSPTMPRSASTQYLSRYVMWLEPRDVWCIKLDPVWVDFLGARSLGPNKSIPFVDAVPITLWLHSGSAQAQLDVGKSGGGGMESMGLAPLPTLPPLSQPINPFLSDEDVRLGGSPPAEAAPDRTADVHAIAHISNLVSLQIDHYQLLFLLRLAEELNEMSTFLNLDAERILQKQNEQKSIIFGCVVPQIEVTLVMPSPTPGKESSGGDAESVVPDSASLGDDLHMNSGNITWPTPPPLEQLKSNTFGSVETPSPVTNDPPFDSGIHISNPNTHGYNVQIQSTPTLASSTISQASRPDTGISTQSQSQTQSISSASKSGRSAGSKSGGDTVPSLTKEINSGLLSMKKGFSSFMTSIDSAIKSGTPNDDASDTFSIQSDISSDSENFAIVMGDDKTMDCMDVMFRLNPFTNDNNMKASPVEVASEVYEEQPSSYKTNMSSPSEPSEGSTWRRRDLVSMATFRLTTVELIRQQEGPKSSVRLQVAAVSCDECGAIPWDELQIAHQANKTKFGARCKAWNLAPYNPEAPPCIRLRLEETLNMPKEIEGLIDRKRIQSWITHHAEIRVKDINMDLSMSTVIGLGDLAEDEVISPPMPVTVNLENVRINLLEDRPPVNITSPGPVPINLCIGRMRLERDQNGLLNIQPIDTNMSATQHQALGSALFGAPRERDRELLSMQLVMQQMKLDNDQLRRQLVDSKVNTDSYRQKTKQEADVLRSYLKAAQDDISILLEEKKALLDTIRSLQVQLTSSNMNRKSDGNR; from the exons TTACTGCAAGAACCTCTCCTCGGACAAAATCAACCTGAGCACTTTTCGCGGCGAGGGAGAGCTCTCGAATCTGGAGTTGGACGAGCGGGTGCTCACCGAGCTGCTGGAGCTGCCCAGCTGGCTGCGCCTCACCTCCGCCTGGTGCAATCATGTCTCCTTCCGGATTAGCTGGACCAAGTTGAAGAGCGTGCCCATAACGCTG ACCCTGGATGAAGTGCGCATCACCATCGAGACCTGCAATCCGACGAGTCGCGATGCCGGCGGAGGATCAGGAGCAGGATCTCCTACAGCTGCCGCGGCGGCTGCTCTGCCACAAGTGCCGCAGGGTAAATACAGCTTCATCCACAAGGTGGTCGATGGCATCACCATAGTGGTCAACACGGTGAACGTGAACTTTGTGAGCGCCGCCTTCACGGCCTCCGTTCAAATGTCGCGCATCCGTGTTGAATCGAAGACTCCCAAGTGGGCGAATGCCGATCTGCGACTGACGAGGCTGAAGGATGCCCAGAAGGGCATCATACTGATCTTCAAGGAGCTCTCCTGGCAGACGGTGCGCATCGAGGCCAGTTCCACGCAGGACAAGTCGCTGACCCCGCTGCGATTGCTCACCAATCACGCGAGGTGCCGGATTACGATAAGGAAACGGCTCGCCGACTGTTCGCTGCTCGCTTCCCGCCTGGTCCTCATTCTGGACGATCTGCTGTGGGTGCTTACGGACTCGCAGCTAAAGGCGGCTCTGCATTTTGTGGACTCTTTGTCGGGATTGATCAAGGCGGCCACGCATGCCACCCAGAAATCGAAGGCGGCTCGCAAAATGCAG ACCCTGCCCGAGTACAAGGCCCaggtggagcagcagcagaatcgTCTCTCCGAATCCGCCCACACGACGAATGCGCAACGCATGTTCAACGCCTTCGATGTGCGGGAGACGTCGTATCATTTCTTTAGTCAGCGCATCGATCTGCATTTGTGCGACGACGAGGGAGACGGGCGCTCCAGCTATCCGGATTTGGACAAGGGCGGTGCCCTGCAGGTTTCGGTGACCGCCTTTCAGGTGGACTACTATCCCTATCACCTGGCCAAATCGGATCGCTCGCATTGGGCCAAGTACAAGGAGGCGTCGGTGGCACCTGCGTTGTGGCTCAAGGAATCGCTGAATGCCTTTCGCGAGGCCGTTCTGAATCTAAGTCAACCCAATCGACCGGCCACACATGCGCCGCTGGAACGGAGCACTCCCGCCTCACCGATTATGCTGAGTGCCAGTATGTTGGGCTCCCAGCATGGAGGAGGCAGCTTTTCTAATGGCAGCAGTACGCCCACAGCCGGCGGATTGGCTGGTGGTTCTGGGGGATCTGTGGGTTCTGGTACCGCCTCCGTGAACAGTCAACTTTCCCAGGCTGCGCAGCAATGGAGCACGCTGGAGAACCTGGCCAAGCTGATGAGCTCTTGTGTGATCCTGCGAATCGAGGACTTTACCCTGTATCGAGTGACCACGTCGGGGAAGAAGTCCATGCCCAAGGAGTTTGTTTCGG GTGACAAGGACCGGTATTCCTTTCCTGCCGAGATGCCGATCATACATGCCGAGTATACTTACTTCTACTATCCTGGCGACTTTGTCTTTCCAC TGCCTCCTTCGAAGGTCTTTGTGCATGTGAATCCCATTCAGGTGCATTTCGATCTCAGCTCAATACTGTGGCTCAACTCCTTTGGCCTGAATCTGCACGAGAGCCTGCTGCGCACGAGCGTTGgatcccagcagcagcaactgccgCGCGGCTCGATTGCCTCCAATGGCACACAGATGGCCGCCGCCGTCAATGTTGACCAGGAGCCGAATCTGATGTACATGGACGTCAAGGTGGAAGCGATTATGCCGCGTGTCGTCATGGAGGCGTCGCTGGATTCGCCCAGTCAAAAGGATCGACCGAAGACGATGCAGATTCAGGTGTCGCGCTTTGCATTGACCAACATCCGGGAGATGGGTAGCTCCAGGGCGGATCTGGCCCAGGCTTTACATTCTCTTCAAGAGGGATCCCTCGTCTTTGGCTCCGGCTTTCCCTCCGTCGAGGGTGATATGTGCATCGTAACGGATCGCATTTTGTCGCATGTGGCCGCCTCGGATGTTAGTATAATGTCACCCGTATCGCCCACAATGCCCCGATCCGCATCCACGCAGTACCTATCCCGTTATGTCATGTGGCTGGAGCCGCGGGATGTGTGGTGCATCAAACTGGACCCGGTTTGGGTGGATTTCCTGGGCGCCCGCTCGCTGGGGCCCAACAAATCCATTCCGTTCGTGGACGCCGTGCCCATCACACTGTGGCTGCACTCCGGCTCCGCCCAGGCACAACTGGATGTGGGAAAGAGTGGCGGTGGTGGGATGGAGAGCATGGGCCTGGCCCCGCTGCCCACGTTGCCGCCACTGTCGCAACCGATCAATCCTTTCCTGAGCGATGAGGATGTGCGATTGGGAGGCTCGCCTCCAGCTGAAGCTGCTCCGGATCGCACGGCGGATGTGCATGCCATTGCGCACATCTCGAATCTGGTGAGCCTGCAGATCGATCACTATCAGCTGCTCTTTCTGCTGCGCCTTGCCGAGGAATTGAATGAGATGTCCACCTTCCTGAATTTGGACGCCGAGCGCATATTGCAAAAG CAAAACGAACAAAAGTCCATCATTTTTGGGTGCGTTGTGCCGCAGATCGAGGTGACGCTCGTGATGCCATCGCCAACACCTGGTAAGGAATCAAGTGGTGGTGATGCTGAAAGCGTCGTACCCGATTCAGCTAGTTTGGGTGATGATTTACACATGAATA GCGGCAACATCACCTGGCCCACACCACCGCCATTGGAGCAGCTAAAGAGCAACACTTTCGGCAGCGTAGAAACACCATCCCCAGTGACCAATGACCCGCCCTTCGACAGTGGCATACACATATCCAATCCCAATACCCATGG CTACAATGTTCAGATACAGAGCACGCCCACGTTGGCCTCTTCCACGATCAGCCAGGCATCTCGTCCGGATACGGGCATCTCCACGCAATCCCAGTCCCAAACGCAATCAATATCCTCCGCTTCGAAGAGTGGCAGGAGTGCAGGTAGTAAATCCGGCGGCGATACCGTTCCCAGTCTCACCAAGGAGATCAACTCGGGTCTGCTGTCCATGAAGAAGGGCTTCTCGAGCTTTATGACCTCCATTGACTCGGCCATCAAGTCGGGCACACCGAACGACGATGCCAGTGATACGTTCTCCATACAGAGCGATATAAGCTCAGATTCGGAGAACTTTGCCATTGTGATGGGCGACGACAAGACCATGGATTGCATGGATGTCATGTTCCGGCTGAATCCCTTCACCAACGACAACAACATGAAAGCCTCGCCGGTGGAGGTGGCCAGTGAGGTGTACGAGGAGCAGCCCAGTAGCTACAAGACGAACATGTCCTCGCCATCGGAACCCTCGGAGGGCAGCACCTGGCGGCGACGTGATCTGGTGTCCATGGCCACCTTTAG ATTGACCACCGTGGAGCTGATTCGTCAGCAAGAGGGTCCCAAGTCCTCGGTTCGCCTGCAGGTGGCCGCCGTTTCCTGCGATGAATGCGGAGCCATTCCCTGGGATGAGTTGCAG ATCGCGCATCAAGCAAACAag ACCAAGTTTGGAGCGCGATGCAAGGCCTGGAATCTGGCTCCATATAATCCAGAGGCTCCACCTTGCATCCGTCTGCGCTTGGAGGAAACGCTGAATATGCCAAAGGAAATTGAGGGCCTTATCGATCGCAAACGCATTCAGAG CTGGATCACTCACCATGCCGAAATTCGTGTTAAAGACATCAATATGGACCTGTCGATGAGCACCGTGATTGGCCTGGGTGATCTGGCCGAGGATGAGGTCATATCTCCCCCGATGCCAGTGACA GTAAATCTCGAAAATGTACGCATAAACTTGCTTGAGGACCGTCCACCCGTAAATATTACCTCACCGGGTCCAGTGCCCATAAATCTGTGCATTGGTCGCATGCGTCTGGAGCGAGACCAAAACGGATTACTCAATATTCAGCCCATAG ATACAAACATGAGTGCCACTCAGCATCAGGCGCTGGGCAGTGCCTTATTTGGAGCACCTCGTGAACGCGATCGGGAGCTGCTCTCCATGCAGCTGGTGATGCAGCAGATGAAGCTGGACAACGATCAGCTGCGCCGGCAACTGGTGGACTCCAAAGTGAACACGGATAGCTATAG GCAAAAGACCAAACAGGAGGCGGATGTCTTGAGATCCTATTTGAAGGCCGCCCAGGATGATATAAGCATACTGCTGGAGGAGAAGAAGGCTTTGCTGGACACCATCCGTTCCCTGCAG GTACAACTGACCTCATCGAATATGAACCGAAAGAGTGATGGCAACAGGTAG